The following nucleotide sequence is from Achromobacter spanius.
CCTGCTGGCGCACCTATGCGCGCCGGTGTTCGTCTTGCTGACGGGCGTGTCCGCCTGGCTATACGGCGCCAAAGCCGGCAGCCAGGGCGCCACGGCCGCTTTCCTGGCCAAGCGTGGCCTGTTCCTGGTGCTGCTGGAAGTGCTGGTGGTGAACTTCGCCTGGACGTTCCAGTTCCCGCCGTCCGTCGTCTATCTGCAAGTGATCTGGGTGATCGGCCTGAGCATGTTGGCCCTGGCCGCGCTGCTGTGGCTACCGCGCGCGGCCTTGGTGGCGGTGGGCGTGGTGCTGGTGGCGGGTCACAACGCGCTGGACGGCGTGCACTTCGCGGTGGGCGAGTTCATGCATGTGCCGTGGGCCGTGCTGCATGACCGGGGTTGGATCAACGTGGGCGAGGCCTTGCGTCTGCGCACCTCGTACCCCTTGCTGCCCTGGATCGGCGTGATTGCGCTGGGCTACGCGGTGGGGCCGTGGTTCCAGGCCAAGGTGCCGGCGGCGGCCAGGCAGCGCGGGCTGTGGATGGCGGGTATCGCGGCCCTGATCGGTTTCGTGGTGCTGCGGGCCGTCAACGGCTATGGCCAAGCCCAGCAATGGGCCGTGCAGCACGACCTGCTGCACACCGTGATGAGCTTCGTGAACATCACCAAGTACCCGCCGTCGCTGATGTTCCTGC
It contains:
- a CDS encoding DUF1624 domain-containing protein encodes the protein MHPTPITVSPHASATRLRSIDALRGLVIVIMLLDHVRETFFLHHQVTDPMDVAATDPFLFFSRLLAHLCAPVFVLLTGVSAWLYGAKAGSQGATAAFLAKRGLFLVLLEVLVVNFAWTFQFPPSVVYLQVIWVIGLSMLALAALLWLPRAALVAVGVVLVAGHNALDGVHFAVGEFMHVPWAVLHDRGWINVGEALRLRTSYPLLPWIGVIALGYAVGPWFQAKVPAAARQRGLWMAGIAALIGFVVLRAVNGYGQAQQWAVQHDLLHTVMSFVNITKYPPSLMFLLLTLGLGLCLLVLIERAQSATWVGVLCVFGAAPMFFYLLHLYVLKALYLAGEAIWGLNQGKFFGVDSMVSVWLISVLLAVALYWPVRGFGRLKAARRDIAWLKYL